The Hydrogenophaga crocea genome contains a region encoding:
- a CDS encoding S49 family peptidase, whose translation MNEDFNATGTPRPAGVPWEREAIEKLLFAQLKEQRAARRWRLFFRFAWLLVIGAFVWLAIKAEGMATNQVSTPHTAVIAVSGTIAAGAEASAENVLPALKSAFEDQGAQAVVLLINSPGGSPVQAGIINDEIHRLKALHNKKVYAVVEETCASAAYYIAAAADDIYVDKASLVGSIGVLMDGFGFTGLMDKLGIERRLMTAGQNKAMLDPFSPQDPAQKAYLQSMLEEIHQQFIAVVKKGRGDRLKESPDTFSGLVWSGQQAVNIGLADGLGNLDHVAREVVKAEEIVDYTQRENLGLRLARRFGASIGEGAFRAAQSAGLQLR comes from the coding sequence ATGAACGAGGATTTCAACGCCACCGGCACCCCGCGTCCCGCGGGCGTTCCCTGGGAGCGCGAAGCGATCGAGAAACTGCTGTTCGCGCAATTGAAGGAGCAGCGCGCCGCGCGCCGCTGGCGGCTGTTCTTCCGCTTCGCCTGGCTGCTGGTGATCGGCGCTTTCGTGTGGCTGGCGATCAAGGCCGAGGGCATGGCCACGAACCAGGTGTCCACGCCGCACACCGCGGTGATCGCCGTCTCCGGCACCATCGCCGCCGGCGCCGAGGCCAGCGCCGAGAACGTGCTGCCGGCGCTCAAGTCGGCGTTCGAGGACCAGGGCGCGCAGGCCGTGGTGCTGCTCATCAACTCGCCCGGGGGCAGTCCGGTGCAGGCCGGCATCATCAACGACGAGATCCACCGCCTGAAGGCGCTGCACAACAAGAAGGTGTACGCGGTGGTGGAGGAAACCTGCGCGTCGGCGGCGTACTACATCGCGGCCGCGGCCGACGACATCTACGTCGACAAGGCCAGCCTCGTGGGCAGCATCGGCGTGCTCATGGACGGCTTCGGATTCACCGGCCTGATGGACAAGCTCGGCATCGAGCGCCGGCTCATGACCGCGGGCCAGAACAAGGCCATGCTCGATCCCTTCAGCCCGCAGGACCCGGCGCAGAAGGCCTACCTGCAAAGCATGCTCGAAGAAATCCACCAGCAGTTCATCGCGGTGGTCAAGAAGGGCCGCGGCGACCGCCTCAAGGAAAGCCCCGACACCTTCAGCGGCCTGGTCTGGAGCGGCCAGCAGGCCGTGAACATCGGCCTCGCCGACGGTCTGGGCAACCTCGACCACGTGGCGCGCGAGGTGGTCAAGGCCGAAGAGATCGTCGACTACACGCAGCGCGAAAACCTGGGCCTGCGCCTGGCGCGCCGCTTCGGTGCGAGCATCGGTGAAGGCGCGTTCCGCGCGGCGCAGAGCGCCGGCCTTCAGCTGCGGTAA
- the galE gene encoding UDP-glucose 4-epimerase GalE: MNHKTILLTGGAGYIGSHTAVALIEAGFEPVILDNFANSHPVVLERLKQITGRTMALERGDVLDQAWVLEVLQRHRPVGVVHFAGDKAVGESVADPLKYYRNNLGGATSLLQAMGDAAQAGGPAPTLVFSSSATVYGDPARVPITEDFPRSHTNPYGHTKLVIEDMLTALRHAQPQWRIGTLRYFNPVGAHPSGLIGEDPAGIPNNLMPYVAQVAVGVREQLGVFGGDYPTPDGTGVRDFIHVMDLARGHVAALQALLGQGESFTVNLGTGRGHSVLEVVAAFERASGRPVPYRIGPRRAGDVAQCWADASLAQRLLGWQARHTLDEMCADAWRWQHQNPRGYRS; encoded by the coding sequence ATGAACCACAAGACCATCCTGCTCACGGGGGGCGCGGGCTACATCGGCAGCCACACCGCGGTCGCCCTGATCGAGGCCGGCTTCGAGCCCGTGATCCTCGACAACTTCGCCAACAGCCACCCCGTGGTGCTCGAACGCCTGAAGCAGATCACGGGCCGCACCATGGCCCTGGAGCGCGGCGACGTGCTCGACCAGGCCTGGGTGCTCGAGGTGCTGCAACGCCACCGCCCGGTCGGCGTGGTGCACTTCGCGGGCGACAAGGCCGTGGGCGAAAGCGTGGCCGACCCGCTCAAGTACTACCGCAACAACCTCGGCGGCGCCACCAGCCTGCTGCAGGCCATGGGCGACGCGGCCCAGGCCGGCGGGCCCGCGCCCACGCTGGTGTTCTCCAGCAGCGCCACGGTCTACGGCGATCCCGCGCGCGTGCCCATCACCGAAGACTTCCCGCGCAGCCACACCAACCCCTATGGCCACACCAAGCTGGTCATCGAGGACATGCTCACCGCGCTGCGCCACGCGCAGCCGCAGTGGCGCATCGGCACGCTGCGCTACTTCAACCCCGTGGGTGCACACCCCAGCGGCCTGATCGGCGAAGACCCCGCGGGCATTCCGAACAACCTCATGCCCTACGTGGCCCAGGTGGCCGTGGGCGTGCGCGAGCAGCTCGGCGTGTTCGGCGGCGACTACCCCACGCCCGACGGCACCGGCGTGCGCGACTTCATCCACGTGATGGATCTGGCGCGCGGCCACGTGGCCGCGCTGCAGGCCCTGCTGGGCCAGGGCGAGAGCTTCACCGTCAACCTGGGCACGGGCCGCGGCCACAGCGTGCTCGAAGTGGTGGCCGCGTTCGAACGCGCGAGCGGCCGGCCGGTGCCTTACCGCATCGGACCGCGCCGCGCAGGCGACGTGGCCCAGTGCTGGGCCGACGCCTCGCTGGCGCAGCGCCTGCTGGGCTGGCAGGCGCGCCACACGCTCGACGAAATGTGCGCCGACGCCTGGCGCTGGCAGCACCAGAACCCGCGCGGTTACCGCAGCTGA
- a CDS encoding mannose-1-phosphate guanylyltransferase/mannose-6-phosphate isomerase has translation MNITPVVLCGGSGTRLWPLSRQSLPKQFVPLVGDKSLLRLTLERLAWCGQPALCVASEDHRFLVADEIERAGQRGTVVLEPAARNTAAAMALAALQAGSDALLLFCPSDHHIPDPVAFGETVRQGVAAAEAGAIVTFGVVPTFPSSAYGYIEQGEPRADGSRRVARFIEKPQPAAAAELLLRGGVLWNAGIFLVTASALKAALQRHAPDILAACEQAMAGATTETIARIALVRPQPEAFLACRSQSIDYAVMEPHDDVAVVPFQGQWSDVGSWNAVADLAPADTAGNRVQGHGHALQARNTFIHAPHRPVVALGTQDLLIIDTPDALLVAQRDHAEQVKDVVAHLAKQDVPQAATHRRVARPWGWYDSIDMGERFQVKRIGVKPGASLSLQKHHHRAEHWIVVRGTAEVTRGQDVFLMSENQSTYIPIGEVHRLHNPGKMELEMIEVQSGAYLGEDDIVRLEDRYGREPKSA, from the coding sequence ATGAACATCACCCCTGTCGTGCTGTGCGGCGGCTCCGGCACCCGCCTGTGGCCGCTATCGCGCCAAAGCCTGCCCAAGCAGTTCGTGCCCCTGGTCGGTGACAAATCCTTGCTGCGGTTGACACTCGAACGCCTGGCCTGGTGCGGCCAGCCGGCCTTGTGCGTGGCCTCGGAAGACCACCGCTTCCTGGTGGCCGACGAGATCGAACGCGCGGGCCAGCGCGGCACGGTGGTGCTCGAGCCCGCGGCGCGCAACACCGCCGCGGCCATGGCCCTGGCCGCGCTGCAGGCCGGCAGCGATGCGCTGCTGCTGTTCTGCCCCTCCGACCACCACATCCCCGATCCCGTGGCCTTCGGCGAAACCGTGCGCCAGGGCGTGGCGGCCGCCGAGGCCGGCGCCATCGTCACCTTCGGCGTGGTGCCCACCTTCCCGAGCAGTGCCTACGGCTACATCGAGCAGGGCGAGCCGCGCGCCGACGGCAGCCGGCGCGTGGCGCGCTTCATCGAGAAGCCCCAGCCTGCCGCCGCGGCCGAGCTGCTGCTGCGCGGCGGTGTGCTCTGGAACGCGGGCATCTTCCTGGTCACGGCCAGCGCGCTCAAGGCCGCGCTGCAGCGCCATGCGCCCGACATCCTGGCCGCCTGCGAGCAGGCCATGGCGGGCGCCACCACCGAAACCATCGCGCGCATCGCACTCGTACGCCCGCAGCCCGAGGCCTTTCTCGCCTGCCGCTCGCAGAGCATCGACTACGCCGTGATGGAGCCGCACGACGACGTCGCCGTGGTGCCCTTCCAGGGCCAGTGGAGCGACGTGGGCAGCTGGAACGCGGTGGCCGACCTCGCGCCCGCCGACACCGCCGGCAACCGCGTGCAAGGCCACGGCCATGCGCTGCAGGCCCGCAACACCTTCATCCACGCGCCGCACCGGCCGGTGGTGGCGCTGGGCACACAAGACCTGCTGATCATCGACACGCCCGACGCGCTGCTGGTGGCCCAGCGCGACCATGCCGAGCAGGTCAAGGACGTGGTGGCCCACCTCGCCAAACAGGACGTGCCGCAGGCCGCCACGCACCGCCGCGTCGCCCGGCCCTGGGGCTGGTACGACAGCATCGACATGGGCGAGCGATTCCAGGTCAAGCGCATCGGCGTGAAGCCCGGCGCTTCGCTGAGCCTGCAGAAGCACCACCACCGCGCCGAGCACTGGATCGTGGTGCGCGGCACGGCCGAGGTCACGCGCGGCCAGGACGTGTTCCTGATGTCCGAGAACCAGTCCACCTACATCCCCATCGGCGAGGTGCACCGCCTGCACAACCCCGGCAAGATGGAGCTCGAAATGATCGAGGTGCAATCGGGCGCCTACCTGGGCGAGGACGACATTGTCCGGCTCGAAGACCGCTACGGCCGCGAACCCAAATCCGCATGA
- the galU gene encoding UTP--glucose-1-phosphate uridylyltransferase GalU, whose protein sequence is MTIRKAVFPVGGLGTRFLPATKAIPKEMLPVVDKPLMQYAVEEAYAAGIREMIFVTGRNKRAIEDHFDVAYELETELEAAGKGALLELVTSIKPDDMDCFYVRQPRALGLGHAVLCAERLVGNEPFAVLLADDLMIGREQMSGGPTVLAQMVQAYAQSPGTVLAVQDVPRAETRRYGVVDVHGVNATLAEVFGMVEKPAPEKAPSTLAVAGRYILTPAVFESIRQQPRGAGGEIQLTDGIAALIGKERVQAFRYDGRRYDCGSKEGFLEATIDLALANPALSEAVRAHLQRVMA, encoded by the coding sequence ATGACGATCCGAAAAGCCGTGTTTCCCGTGGGTGGCCTGGGCACCCGGTTCCTGCCCGCCACCAAGGCCATTCCCAAGGAAATGCTGCCGGTGGTGGACAAACCGCTGATGCAGTACGCGGTGGAAGAGGCCTACGCGGCCGGCATCCGCGAGATGATCTTCGTCACCGGCCGCAACAAGCGCGCGATCGAGGACCACTTCGACGTGGCCTATGAGCTCGAGACCGAACTCGAGGCGGCCGGCAAGGGCGCGCTGCTCGAACTGGTCACCTCGATCAAGCCCGACGACATGGACTGCTTCTACGTGCGCCAACCGCGCGCCCTGGGCCTGGGCCATGCGGTGCTGTGCGCCGAGCGATTGGTGGGCAACGAGCCCTTCGCCGTGCTGCTGGCCGACGACCTGATGATCGGCCGCGAGCAGATGTCGGGCGGACCGACGGTGCTGGCGCAGATGGTGCAGGCCTACGCGCAGAGCCCCGGCACCGTGCTCGCGGTGCAGGACGTGCCGCGCGCCGAAACCCGGCGCTACGGCGTGGTCGACGTGCACGGCGTGAACGCGACGCTGGCCGAGGTGTTCGGCATGGTCGAAAAACCCGCGCCCGAGAAAGCGCCGTCCACGCTCGCCGTCGCAGGCCGCTACATCCTCACGCCCGCGGTGTTCGAGAGCATCCGCCAGCAGCCGCGCGGCGCCGGCGGCGAGATCCAGCTCACCGACGGCATTGCGGCGCTGATCGGCAAGGAGCGCGTGCAGGCCTTCCGCTACGACGGCCGGCGCTACGACTGCGGCAGCAAGGAAGGCTTCCTCGAAGCCACCATCGACCTCGCGCTGGCCAACCCGGCGCTCAGCGAGGCGGTGCGCGCCCACCTGCAGCGCGTGATGGCCTGA
- a CDS encoding SAM-dependent methyltransferase, giving the protein MTPGRLYLVPTPLDFGAEPQTLAQALPAETIATAARLTHWIAENAKSARAFLKRVDGLSPLAAPLQAQQISELPRQAHKQGDHNGHALDAAAKALLAPALQGHDIGLLSEAGMPAVADPGSSVVRAAHALGLPVLPLVGPVSLMLALAASGLNGQHFAFVGYVPQDAAARAKRLRELDASAARTGQTQILIETPYRNAALLQALLEQLSPASRLAVACGLGLPQQSVRSALVAQWRQHPGWREGLPLSLPAVFLFGP; this is encoded by the coding sequence ATGACGCCCGGCCGCCTCTACCTGGTGCCGACGCCGCTCGATTTCGGCGCCGAGCCCCAAACCCTGGCGCAGGCCCTGCCGGCCGAGACCATCGCCACGGCCGCTCGGCTCACGCACTGGATCGCGGAGAACGCCAAGAGCGCCCGCGCCTTCCTCAAGCGCGTGGACGGCCTGAGCCCGCTGGCCGCGCCGCTGCAGGCGCAGCAGATCAGCGAACTGCCGCGGCAGGCGCACAAGCAGGGCGACCACAACGGCCACGCGCTCGACGCCGCCGCCAAGGCCCTGCTCGCCCCGGCGCTGCAGGGCCACGACATCGGCCTGCTGAGCGAAGCGGGCATGCCCGCGGTGGCCGATCCGGGCAGCAGCGTGGTGCGCGCCGCCCATGCACTGGGCCTGCCGGTGCTGCCGCTGGTGGGACCGGTGTCACTGATGCTCGCGCTGGCGGCCAGCGGCCTCAATGGCCAGCACTTCGCCTTCGTGGGCTACGTGCCGCAGGACGCGGCGGCGCGCGCGAAGCGCCTGCGCGAACTCGACGCCAGCGCCGCACGCACGGGCCAGACGCAGATCCTCATCGAAACGCCCTACCGCAACGCCGCGCTGCTGCAGGCGCTGCTCGAACAACTGTCGCCGGCCTCGCGGCTGGCCGTGGCCTGCGGCCTGGGGCTGCCGCAGCAGTCGGTGCGCAGCGCGCTCGTGGCCCAGTGGCGCCAGCACCCCGGCTGGCGCGAGGGGCTGCCGCTGTCGCTGCCCGCGGTGTTCCTGTTCGGGCCCTGA